One Candidatus Neomarinimicrobiota bacterium genomic region harbors:
- a CDS encoding T9SS type A sorting domain-containing protein — protein MRTLVTIVLIGAFSIGLFGAKLHRPDEVVSAAFTKMGEPQGKELTLTPGQAGATTGLREGNSVLVDSSQNGYGMVASETNPISVNPFDHNKIIMGYRQYTDGTASGSIGMAASEDAGETWTTYSNLNFGLANAGRYPSALASENYPVVLWNENGGGNPGSDGDLGGRAYYTFDLFGYGGGFWFPGVDVHNTPLSNSTWVVVPTQNVDADGNYVLNVIASDWTGNRDRVHFRGQSNGPWQGTALPMDAPNLIVENSLDFLFEAGSNYTSNGNLDINDDGVGYFALTSFWNDETTIGNHTLFVKKTNDFGASWSDWYYIGDNTLNDYFWDVFPDSIDDGEGGWAHLEEGWTPFIGYDTEVTTDENGGLHVIAPVLPSDPDGVYPYWSEQNGIYHFHADESAFALSEGEIDVSIGFIASMQLGWQIYGDGGWQANGVTMATDLNIEDRLYMAFYTVSDTVSIGESFYSYYDVMASYSEDNGATWSDPANQTLTFDPDMDEVYPHMNRFGVDGEVYIMYQMPDYNQQTVPDDETFAGYLNKLYFLKTRLGPVSVDNEAARPVNFELKENFPNPFNPSTTIEFSIPTSGLVEMTVYDITGRAVETLQQGFLTAGNHQVTFAGKNLASGAYFYTLKSQGFQDVKKMLLIK, from the coding sequence ATGAGAACGTTAGTTACAATAGTCCTGATAGGTGCATTTTCCATTGGATTATTTGGTGCAAAATTGCACCGACCTGATGAAGTAGTATCAGCAGCTTTTACAAAGATGGGTGAACCCCAGGGTAAAGAACTTACCCTTACTCCAGGTCAGGCAGGTGCTACAACAGGGCTGCGCGAGGGCAACTCTGTCCTCGTCGACTCTTCTCAAAATGGCTATGGTATGGTTGCCTCTGAGACCAACCCCATATCAGTAAATCCTTTTGATCATAACAAAATTATCATGGGCTATCGTCAATACACTGACGGTACAGCCTCTGGCTCCATTGGAATGGCTGCATCTGAAGATGCCGGTGAAACCTGGACTACTTATTCCAATTTGAATTTTGGACTTGCCAATGCCGGTCGTTATCCGTCTGCACTTGCATCCGAAAATTATCCCGTTGTTCTCTGGAATGAGAATGGTGGTGGTAACCCCGGAAGTGATGGTGATCTTGGTGGTCGCGCTTACTACACGTTTGATCTATTTGGCTATGGTGGTGGATTCTGGTTTCCTGGTGTGGATGTCCACAATACCCCTCTTTCTAATAGTACCTGGGTTGTGGTTCCAACTCAAAATGTGGATGCAGATGGAAACTATGTTTTAAATGTGATTGCCTCAGATTGGACAGGTAATCGTGATCGTGTACATTTCCGTGGACAATCCAACGGACCCTGGCAGGGAACTGCCTTGCCAATGGATGCTCCAAACCTTATCGTAGAGAATTCTTTAGACTTCCTGTTTGAGGCCGGAAGCAATTACACATCCAATGGGAATCTGGATATTAACGATGACGGTGTGGGCTACTTTGCCTTGACCTCATTCTGGAATGACGAAACCACCATCGGTAACCATACGCTATTTGTCAAAAAAACCAATGACTTTGGCGCAAGCTGGAGTGATTGGTACTATATCGGCGACAACACCTTAAATGATTATTTCTGGGATGTCTTCCCTGACAGTATTGATGATGGTGAAGGTGGCTGGGCTCATCTTGAAGAAGGTTGGACTCCTTTCATCGGGTATGATACTGAAGTTACCACAGACGAAAATGGTGGTCTCCATGTCATCGCTCCTGTGCTCCCTTCTGATCCAGATGGTGTGTATCCCTATTGGTCAGAACAAAATGGTATCTATCATTTCCATGCTGATGAATCTGCATTTGCACTTTCAGAAGGAGAAATTGATGTAAGCATCGGGTTCATCGCCAGCATGCAGTTGGGTTGGCAGATATATGGAGATGGTGGCTGGCAGGCTAATGGCGTGACCATGGCGACCGATCTCAACATCGAGGATAGACTTTATATGGCGTTCTACACAGTGTCTGACACCGTCTCAATTGGCGAATCATTTTACTCCTATTATGATGTCATGGCCAGTTACTCTGAGGACAATGGTGCCACCTGGAGTGATCCTGCCAACCAGACACTTACCTTTGATCCTGACATGGATGAAGTTTACCCGCACATGAACAGATTTGGTGTGGATGGTGAAGTCTATATCATGTATCAGATGCCTGATTATAATCAACAGACTGTTCCTGATGATGAAACCTTTGCTGGTTATTTAAACAAATTATACTTTCTGAAAACTAGATTGGGTCCAGTCTCAGTGGATAATGAAGCAGCTCGGCCTGTCAACTTTGAGTTGAAAGAAAACTTTCCGAACCCCTTCAATCCTTCAACGACTATTGAATTCAGTATCCCCACATCAGGGCTGGTTGAGATGACAGTTTATGATATCACTGGTCGTGCAGTAGAAACCCTGCAACAGGGCTTCCTGACTGCTGGAAATCATCAGGTCACATTTGCCGGCAAAAATCTGGCAAGTGGTGCATACTTTTATACGCTGAAATCACAGGGGTTTCAGGATGTTAAAAAGATGTTGCTGATTAAATAA
- a CDS encoding spore maturation protein, whose translation MFQGVINGVSAIAIPLLILAIVGHGWYKKVKVYEVFTEGAKEGFTVAVRIIPFLVAILVAIGAFRASGALDLLTGLLSPLTSWIGMPGEVIPMALMRPLSGSGAIGIVSELINTYGPDSLPARMAAVMEGSTETTFYILAVYFGSVGVKKTRHALPAALLADLAGIIAAVVVTQMVFG comes from the coding sequence ATGTTTCAAGGCGTAATTAATGGCGTATCAGCCATCGCCATCCCACTTCTGATTTTAGCCATTGTCGGACATGGCTGGTATAAGAAAGTCAAAGTTTATGAGGTCTTTACTGAAGGAGCCAAGGAAGGCTTCACTGTGGCTGTCCGAATCATTCCATTTCTGGTGGCTATCCTGGTTGCTATCGGTGCCTTCAGGGCCTCAGGTGCCCTGGATCTGCTCACTGGTCTGCTCAGCCCCCTGACCTCCTGGATTGGGATGCCAGGCGAAGTCATTCCCATGGCGCTGATGCGTCCCTTAAGTGGGAGTGGAGCTATTGGTATTGTCTCTGAATTAATCAATACCTATGGACCAGATTCATTACCCGCCCGTATGGCAGCAGTTATGGAAGGGTCTACAGAAACCACCTTCTATATCCTGGCCGTATATTTTGGCTCAGTAGGGGTCAAGAAAACCCGACATGCCCTTCCGGCAGCACTTTTAGCTGACCTGGCTGGGATTATTGCTGCAGTAGTTGTTACGCAAATGGTATTTGGTTAA
- a CDS encoding nucleoside recognition protein, whose translation MINTIWIVLMAGGILVAGFQCLGLDYSSAEGLIMNPSFVPLTDLTKGLFNSAKASVNLAMGLIGIMALWLGLMKIAEESGLVKLFARAVRPVMVRLFPDVPPDHPAMGAMVMNIAANMLGLGNAATPLGLKAMQELQKLNKVKDTATNAMATFMALNTSSVTFIPATVIGIRAAANASNPAEIIGPVILATGVSTTVAIIAIKLLQKLPKYQMPECPADALTSTGEGEEV comes from the coding sequence ATGATTAATACCATCTGGATCGTGCTCATGGCCGGTGGCATTCTGGTAGCCGGGTTTCAATGCCTGGGATTGGATTATAGCAGCGCTGAAGGGCTGATTATGAACCCCAGCTTTGTCCCTTTAACTGATCTCACAAAAGGGCTATTTAATTCTGCCAAAGCTTCAGTCAATCTTGCCATGGGACTCATCGGTATCATGGCCCTGTGGCTCGGTCTCATGAAAATTGCTGAAGAGTCCGGACTGGTCAAGTTATTCGCACGTGCAGTCCGTCCCGTTATGGTGAGACTATTTCCAGATGTGCCACCAGATCACCCCGCCATGGGTGCCATGGTCATGAATATTGCAGCCAACATGCTGGGGCTTGGAAATGCAGCCACACCTCTGGGACTCAAAGCCATGCAGGAGTTACAGAAACTGAACAAGGTCAAAGATACGGCTACCAATGCCATGGCGACCTTTATGGCCCTGAACACCTCTTCCGTGACATTTATACCAGCAACGGTCATTGGCATTCGGGCTGCCGCCAATGCGTCCAATCCAGCTGAAATTATTGGTCCAGTAATTCTGGCTACTGGTGTATCCACAACCGTGGCCATTATTGCCATCAAGCTCTTGCAGAAACTTCCCAAATATCAAATGCCCGAATGTCCAGCAGATGCGCTGACGTCTACGGGGGAAGGGGAGGAGGTCTGA
- a CDS encoding T9SS type A sorting domain-containing protein, which translates to MKYSEEKIIRHLLLLVCLVSFGLAKDPNHRTLTKPATLEFVQFTGNNINSWMGNYGHLASHVPTGNGGGEWPAGSGNTAIFVSGIWVTGQVNGELRSAAAEFSSEWTPGIIPYDTQTRLPTSNTPHNTTDHQIYLIREGDSPDPTSENYNREYANWPASDGAPAHDGELFTDQNHNGVRDSGEPYEDFNQNGIYDSPDGQFVTGEDPPEVKGDEQVWWVMNGWGAATHHNLWSTDPLGVETQVSVYNRSIHPLYENVQLHDIKMVNKGGERLDSVYYAYWSDVDLGDATDDQGGCDTSLSLGYFYNGNARDQDYGMTPPAVGYTFLQGPMVESFGDTIIAHGDVFADKRFLGMTSFILMLKGLYPFEDPENAVIAYFYMQGLGSDGAAFTDPSGSVTPFHLSGDPVNGDEWTAMSQYTPSDKRALMSSGPFTMEPWDDLNQNGFADFGEPGVQVIHAALIIVSGVDHLDAITSLKYATGKVRSDFEFGFKTPRLDPPMVNTSANDQEIVLNWYAGAEAYESTNSYGYRFEGYNVFQGPSANGPWTRLHTFDLVNGVGRIVEPQMDDLGFISNELVQFGDDTGLTHLLSITEDALNEDAPLTNNKLYHFALSAYAYHEERLPKSIESSKRIFSIRPHETYEMAGVRDTLEVEQVGNADVDVTVDVLDPGQLTGLNYKLGFEYDSTQAKARWYVTRRAVSFEDTALQSDWHGLDWFTSQSYRGADLYLDGFELSIDDMSFSRPRLNRGWQQTINLEGTTIDSLTLKAVAPGAVDSLFFDEVGGHLVHLDTLIGSPWYWDYFRIEERADGTYYILYHEGTHDVYIQGFASNFGAINGDRIADIPNVGGGSEDVNALQSDLEIRFTETGQKATRYQRRANDTLITVPFEVWDTERNIQLCLGIKDNNKSGGIQDTSRIDWENSLDLDWVIVFFQDYSTHSNELQAFGDNPNSGWAWQFNDESRFSVGDLLTLHFVNPIDAAVDAFHWSTDVAGVTYNEDALDLIQVFPNPYFGYHADQTTASGPYVTFSNLPEQECIIRVYTLGGQLVKRIDHNPGSYENWDLLNEHHRAVASGIYIVHIEVPDLGNRILKLAILQPE; encoded by the coding sequence ATGAAGTACTCAGAAGAAAAGATCATCAGACACCTACTTCTCCTGGTTTGCCTTGTTTCCTTCGGCTTAGCCAAAGATCCCAATCACAGAACCCTGACGAAACCCGCTACCCTGGAATTTGTCCAATTTACAGGCAATAATATCAATAGCTGGATGGGTAATTATGGACACCTGGCAAGTCACGTCCCAACCGGAAATGGTGGCGGAGAATGGCCTGCAGGTAGTGGCAATACGGCCATTTTTGTTTCAGGAATATGGGTTACCGGGCAGGTTAATGGTGAGCTCCGTAGCGCTGCTGCTGAATTTTCAAGTGAGTGGACCCCCGGAATCATACCCTATGACACCCAGACCAGGCTTCCCACAAGCAATACTCCCCATAATACAACAGATCATCAAATATATTTAATCAGGGAGGGGGATTCCCCAGACCCTACATCAGAAAATTATAATCGCGAATATGCCAATTGGCCAGCTTCAGATGGGGCTCCAGCACATGACGGTGAACTTTTCACAGATCAGAATCATAATGGGGTTCGAGATTCAGGCGAACCATATGAGGACTTTAACCAAAATGGCATCTATGATTCTCCCGATGGTCAATTTGTCACTGGGGAGGATCCTCCCGAGGTCAAGGGGGATGAACAGGTCTGGTGGGTCATGAATGGCTGGGGAGCTGCCACTCATCACAACCTGTGGAGTACAGACCCCCTTGGTGTGGAAACGCAGGTAAGCGTATATAACCGATCAATACATCCCCTCTACGAAAATGTACAGCTTCACGATATCAAAATGGTGAACAAGGGTGGCGAGCGGCTGGACAGTGTCTACTATGCCTATTGGAGCGATGTAGACCTTGGCGATGCCACTGATGATCAGGGTGGCTGCGATACCAGCTTGTCCCTGGGATATTTTTATAACGGAAATGCCCGCGATCAAGATTATGGCATGACTCCACCTGCAGTGGGATATACTTTTCTTCAAGGACCTATGGTTGAATCGTTTGGGGATACCATTATTGCCCATGGAGATGTTTTCGCTGATAAACGTTTTTTGGGGATGACTTCCTTCATATTAATGCTCAAAGGGTTGTATCCTTTTGAAGATCCTGAGAACGCAGTTATAGCCTATTTCTATATGCAGGGACTCGGCTCTGATGGGGCTGCCTTTACTGATCCAAGCGGTAGCGTGACACCTTTTCATTTGTCTGGAGACCCGGTGAATGGTGATGAGTGGACTGCTATGAGTCAATATACCCCCAGTGACAAGCGGGCGTTGATGAGTAGCGGACCTTTTACCATGGAACCCTGGGATGATCTTAATCAGAATGGGTTCGCTGATTTTGGTGAACCAGGTGTGCAGGTCATTCATGCGGCTCTCATCATAGTCAGCGGGGTAGACCACTTGGATGCCATTACCAGCTTGAAGTATGCCACTGGCAAGGTACGTTCAGACTTTGAATTTGGCTTCAAAACCCCACGACTTGATCCACCAATGGTAAATACTAGTGCTAATGATCAGGAAATCGTCCTTAACTGGTATGCAGGTGCAGAAGCCTACGAATCTACCAATAGTTATGGATACCGTTTCGAGGGCTACAATGTTTTTCAGGGACCAAGTGCCAACGGTCCATGGACCAGACTTCACACCTTTGATTTGGTTAACGGAGTTGGTCGTATTGTGGAACCACAGATGGATGATTTAGGATTTATCAGCAACGAACTGGTACAGTTTGGAGATGATACGGGTCTAACCCATTTGTTGTCCATCACTGAAGATGCCTTGAATGAGGATGCCCCCCTCACGAATAATAAGCTCTATCATTTTGCCCTCTCGGCCTATGCATATCATGAGGAAAGGCTCCCAAAATCTATCGAGAGCAGTAAACGTATTTTCAGCATTCGACCCCATGAGACCTATGAGATGGCAGGGGTCAGAGATACCCTTGAAGTGGAGCAAGTAGGTAATGCAGACGTGGATGTGACGGTGGATGTGCTTGATCCAGGTCAGTTGACCGGGCTCAACTATAAACTTGGCTTTGAATACGACTCAACCCAGGCCAAGGCCCGCTGGTATGTGACACGACGAGCTGTTTCCTTTGAGGATACAGCCCTTCAAAGCGACTGGCATGGTCTTGACTGGTTCACTTCTCAATCTTATCGAGGGGCAGATCTATATCTGGATGGTTTCGAATTATCAATTGATGATATGTCTTTTTCTCGACCTAGACTGAATAGGGGCTGGCAGCAGACTATAAATCTTGAAGGTACGACCATAGATAGTCTCACCTTAAAGGCAGTCGCACCAGGGGCAGTTGATTCCTTATTCTTTGATGAGGTGGGCGGCCACCTGGTCCATCTCGATACGCTCATAGGGTCACCCTGGTATTGGGATTATTTCAGAATAGAAGAACGTGCCGATGGCACCTATTACATACTTTATCACGAAGGCACCCACGATGTATATATACAGGGCTTCGCCAGTAACTTTGGGGCTATCAATGGAGATCGTATTGCAGATATTCCCAATGTGGGGGGAGGGTCTGAAGATGTCAATGCCCTCCAATCAGACCTTGAAATCCGCTTTACCGAGACTGGTCAGAAAGCCACGCGGTACCAGAGGCGAGCTAATGACACGCTGATCACAGTACCGTTTGAGGTGTGGGATACTGAAAGGAATATTCAACTCTGTCTGGGTATCAAGGACAATAACAAGAGTGGTGGTATTCAGGATACCAGTCGCATAGACTGGGAAAATTCGTTGGATCTGGATTGGGTGATTGTCTTTTTCCAGGATTATTCGACTCATTCAAATGAATTACAAGCCTTTGGGGATAACCCAAATTCAGGGTGGGCCTGGCAGTTCAATGATGAATCCCGATTTTCAGTGGGTGACCTTCTCACCCTACACTTTGTGAACCCCATAGATGCCGCAGTAGATGCCTTTCACTGGAGCACTGATGTGGCAGGAGTCACCTACAACGAAGACGCCCTCGATCTCATCCAGGTATTCCCCAATCCCTACTTTGGCTATCACGCAGATCAAACCACTGCATCTGGGCCCTATGTGACCTTCAGCAACCTGCCTGAGCAGGAATGTATCATTCGGGTCTACACCCTGGGTGGTCAGCTGGTCAAACGCATTGATCACAACCCTGGTTCTTATGAAAACTGGGATCTGCTTAATGAGCACCACAGAGCTGTGGCCAGTGGAATTTACATCGTTCACATCGAGGTCCCTGATCTGGGAAATAGAATCCTGAAACTGGCCATCCTTCAACCCGAATAA
- a CDS encoding transposase, which yields MFGQIKANHQFRRFFLRGLDRVSIEFGLIAIAHNLMKIWQKISMNMNTGDIFGSERLRRMPIFEN from the coding sequence GTGTTCGGTCAGATCAAGGCGAATCATCAGTTCAGGCGCTTCTTCCTCCGTGGTCTTGATAGGGTATCCATCGAGTTCGGGTTGATCGCTATTGCCCATAATCTCATGAAAATATGGCAGAAGATCAGTATGAATATGAATACTGGAGACATCTTTGGGTCTGAGAGACTGCGAAGGATGCCAATTTTCGAAAATTAA
- a CDS encoding T9SS type A sorting domain-containing protein — MNRVKTLLLTVTVLLLVSSLFAGQEVIPFRGEYKANPNRVNVTRDTDVTMTNLEGLNPNTNFGGWTKDYFLEYYVPAADGYVNSIDFNFSDLPDVTGGGMAIWIYEANYPWPELNSEAIADACGDAQLGYYDEATGYENVGTNWVRGGINSVDGALDVDYDPLGAQIWPEFGAGSISIEPNADDVGWVTADLVTLDGEPAYFERGVPIIVVIKFTGFPDGADANEYRMGFFSAVKHIDPQPAMKFYSTISSPTGRCNTSDWGWYIRSYVWDWDLQATLTGDRGPVVAMDALVTTLSTSAQIVTATITDDNPSGGAAGVASAAMFYTIDGGTAVEVAMTGSGDEFSAPIPGQVPGTEITHWVEATDVGGITTVGEANTYSIFEALEPLLLVFDDVNAYSGGYEYYYYVTLADTFANHFDLWEPKFGPVSSELVNNYELVYHVMGGGPYNDATDVSTVYANWLAAGTEAAPHRLFLTGQDYGVISGFADTTFPASAFENMYLGVETLGPQDINYDGTVASYENAYAIDAVENDPTTGHLFSYAADSLQMFYEPNYENNFANWIDNLTPSTGTVCFTDPNNADAAVAVYNEGTGWKTAFWTVDPVSINFYSPADTSSMYHWGLNANGGTVNPTFDWLGVPHYVVGIEDVVEIPATSRLHASYPNPFNPVTNIAYELGNAADVNITVYNMLGQEVATLVAGFQTAGAYTVQWNGIDHAGHSVPSGLYFYTMQTEGFSATQKMMLLK; from the coding sequence ATGAACCGCGTAAAAACGCTACTTCTAACAGTAACAGTTCTGTTACTGGTATCAAGCCTGTTCGCAGGCCAAGAGGTTATTCCCTTTCGTGGGGAGTATAAGGCAAATCCAAATCGCGTAAATGTGACTCGCGATACGGATGTTACAATGACAAACCTAGAAGGTCTGAACCCCAACACCAACTTTGGTGGCTGGACAAAAGATTATTTCTTAGAGTATTACGTACCTGCAGCTGATGGATATGTAAATTCTATTGATTTTAATTTTTCAGATCTGCCAGACGTAACTGGTGGTGGTATGGCTATCTGGATTTATGAAGCCAACTATCCATGGCCAGAACTTAACTCAGAAGCTATCGCTGATGCTTGTGGTGATGCCCAGTTGGGTTACTACGATGAAGCCACAGGATATGAGAATGTTGGAACAAACTGGGTCCGTGGCGGAATCAACTCCGTTGATGGTGCTCTGGATGTTGACTACGATCCTCTGGGTGCTCAGATTTGGCCAGAGTTTGGTGCTGGTAGTATCTCTATCGAACCAAATGCTGACGATGTAGGCTGGGTAACAGCTGATCTGGTAACTCTTGATGGTGAACCTGCTTATTTTGAACGCGGTGTGCCCATCATTGTTGTTATCAAATTCACAGGCTTCCCAGACGGCGCTGACGCAAATGAATACCGCATGGGTTTCTTCTCAGCAGTAAAGCACATTGATCCTCAGCCAGCTATGAAGTTTTATAGCACCATTTCAAGTCCTACAGGCCGTTGTAACACTAGTGACTGGGGTTGGTACATTCGTTCATATGTATGGGATTGGGATTTACAGGCTACCTTAACTGGCGATCGTGGTCCAGTAGTAGCTATGGATGCCCTGGTTACAACTCTCTCAACTAGTGCTCAGATAGTTACAGCAACGATTACAGATGATAACCCAAGTGGCGGCGCCGCTGGTGTTGCCTCTGCTGCAATGTTTTATACCATTGATGGTGGAACCGCTGTAGAAGTTGCCATGACTGGATCAGGCGATGAATTTTCCGCTCCAATTCCTGGTCAAGTACCTGGAACTGAAATCACTCATTGGGTAGAAGCAACTGACGTTGGAGGTATCACAACTGTTGGTGAAGCCAATACTTACTCAATCTTCGAAGCACTCGAGCCATTGCTCCTGGTTTTTGATGATGTAAATGCCTACTCAGGTGGCTACGAATACTATTACTATGTCACACTTGCAGATACATTTGCTAATCATTTTGACCTATGGGAGCCAAAGTTTGGTCCTGTAAGCTCAGAACTTGTTAACAATTATGAGTTGGTCTATCACGTCATGGGTGGCGGTCCTTATAACGATGCCACTGACGTTAGCACTGTATATGCCAATTGGTTGGCAGCAGGTACTGAAGCAGCTCCCCATCGTCTTTTCCTAACTGGTCAAGACTATGGTGTGATCTCTGGCTTTGCTGATACAACTTTCCCAGCAAGTGCTTTTGAGAACATGTATCTTGGTGTTGAGACTCTGGGACCACAGGATATCAACTATGATGGTACTGTTGCTTCATATGAAAATGCCTATGCTATTGATGCTGTAGAGAACGATCCAACAACTGGACACCTGTTCAGCTATGCTGCTGACAGTCTCCAGATGTTCTATGAGCCAAATTATGAAAATAATTTTGCTAACTGGATTGACAACCTGACTCCATCAACTGGAACAGTATGTTTTACTGATCCTAACAATGCAGACGCTGCTGTTGCTGTCTACAATGAAGGAACTGGTTGGAAGACTGCTTTCTGGACAGTAGATCCTGTTTCAATCAACTTCTACAGCCCTGCTGACACTTCAAGTATGTACCATTGGGGTTTAAACGCCAATGGTGGTACTGTTAATCCAACCTTTGATTGGCTTGGTGTTCCTCATTATGTTGTTGGTATCGAAGATGTAGTTGAAATTCCTGCTACTTCAAGACTCCATGCCAGTTATCCAAACCCCTTCAACCCAGTAACCAACATTGCTTATGAATTAGGTAATGCTGCTGATGTAAACATCACTGTTTACAACATGCTGGGTCAAGAAGTGGCCACACTGGTTGCTGGTTTCCAGACTGCTGGTGCCTATACAGTTCAGTGGAACGGAATTGACCATGCTGGTCATTCAGTCCCATCAGGTCTGTATTTCTACACCATGCAGACTGAAGGATTTAGCGCAACTCAGAAAATGATGCTGCTCAAATAA
- a CDS encoding PorV/PorQ family protein — translation MYKTNRLSKGLMVLLITLLAVSIAFAGSDKRRGTAGAQELLLPVGSVGTAMGGSYSAVVSGIEAAYWNPAGVAKLEGNGEAIFSHMDYIADINVEYAAIASRVGNLGVLGASLKTINFGEIPVTTTNSPDGTGETYSPRYMTIGVIFSRVMTDRINFGAKLNLISEQIMRVSANGVALNAGVQYRTSEDGFMMGVTLRNLGIDMLFTGADLEQTITPPGSEPGTRSEPWRIPLSSFELPTQLEIAIAYGVYHNGSSKLTLGGSFLNDNFSLDQYTFGAELEVMDMFYLRGSYALAEDPETHELYSGNEEFLWGPGFGGGLKLKMGTTNLKIDYAMRPTYLFANTQWLSFRVGF, via the coding sequence GGAACCGCAGGTGCCCAGGAATTGTTGTTGCCTGTTGGATCAGTTGGAACCGCCATGGGTGGCTCTTATAGTGCCGTTGTTTCAGGAATCGAAGCTGCTTATTGGAATCCAGCTGGTGTGGCCAAACTTGAGGGGAATGGTGAAGCCATTTTCTCACATATGGATTACATCGCTGATATTAATGTTGAGTATGCTGCCATCGCCAGTCGCGTCGGCAACCTGGGTGTTCTGGGAGCCAGCTTAAAAACCATTAACTTTGGTGAAATACCGGTGACAACCACAAACTCTCCCGATGGAACTGGAGAAACATACTCTCCCCGCTATATGACCATCGGCGTCATTTTCTCAAGAGTGATGACAGATCGTATTAATTTTGGCGCCAAGCTGAATTTAATCTCAGAGCAGATCATGCGAGTCAGTGCCAATGGCGTGGCTCTCAATGCCGGTGTTCAGTATCGGACTTCTGAGGATGGTTTTATGATGGGTGTGACGTTGCGCAACCTGGGAATCGACATGCTGTTCACGGGCGCCGATCTGGAACAGACCATTACTCCTCCTGGATCAGAACCGGGTACCCGTAGTGAACCATGGCGTATTCCATTGTCTTCATTTGAGTTACCTACTCAATTGGAAATTGCCATTGCTTATGGTGTTTATCACAATGGGTCTTCAAAATTGACCCTTGGTGGATCATTCTTAAATGATAACTTTTCTCTTGACCAATACACTTTCGGCGCAGAACTTGAAGTCATGGACATGTTTTACCTACGTGGATCTTATGCCTTGGCTGAAGATCCCGAGACTCACGAGCTTTATTCTGGGAACGAAGAATTTCTTTGGGGACCAGGATTCGGTGGTGGATTGAAGCTGAAAATGGGTACAACAAATCTTAAAATTGACTATGCCATGAGACCAACGTATTTGTTTGCAAATACACAATGGCTCTCATTTCGGGTAGGCTTTTAA